Proteins encoded within one genomic window of Rossellomorea vietnamensis:
- a CDS encoding disulfide oxidoreductase, with the protein MNKKADSLLFLAWASSLVATMGSLYFSEIMKYEPCELCWYQRILMYPMVILLGVAYVRKDFKAALYSTIFSGIGLLISIYHYSIQKVSILTESAPACGRVPCTGEYINLFGFITIPFLALLGFIIIFISSVIVLRAIKEEN; encoded by the coding sequence ATGAATAAAAAAGCAGATTCTCTGTTATTCCTGGCTTGGGCCTCTTCCCTGGTCGCCACGATGGGGAGTTTATATTTCTCTGAAATCATGAAATATGAGCCATGTGAATTATGCTGGTATCAGCGGATATTAATGTATCCGATGGTGATTTTATTAGGAGTGGCTTATGTACGCAAAGATTTTAAAGCGGCATTATATTCTACAATTTTTTCCGGCATCGGCCTTCTCATTTCCATTTATCATTACTCTATCCAAAAAGTTTCGATCCTGACTGAAAGTGCCCCAGCCTGCGGACGCGTTCCTTGTACAGGTGAATACATCAACCTGTTCGGTTTTATCACGATTCCGTTTCTTGCACTCTTGGGGTTCATCATCATCTTCATTTCAAGTGTGATCGTCTTAAGAGCTATAAAGGAGGAAAACTAG
- a CDS encoding thioredoxin family protein: protein MKKIIIFLVAIVGLFAAIAIVTSVQNSQKAEGNKFKKAKLDPATVELLDDPNYQNVILPEELEEKLKNKEEATVYFYSSTCIHCKRTTPTLAPLAEDMGVDMVQYNLLEFEQGWDQYGIEATPTLVHYENGKEVARIVGEHPKEDFKAFFKENVKSE, encoded by the coding sequence TTGAAAAAAATCATCATATTCCTGGTGGCGATCGTCGGATTATTCGCAGCCATCGCCATTGTCACAAGCGTCCAGAACAGTCAAAAAGCCGAGGGAAATAAGTTCAAAAAAGCGAAACTCGACCCTGCGACCGTTGAATTGCTGGATGATCCGAACTATCAAAACGTCATCCTTCCCGAAGAGCTGGAAGAGAAATTAAAGAATAAAGAAGAAGCGACCGTATACTTCTACAGTTCTACTTGTATCCATTGTAAAAGAACCACACCCACCCTCGCACCTCTTGCCGAAGATATGGGAGTCGACATGGTTCAGTACAATCTCCTTGAATTCGAACAGGGCTGGGATCAATACGGAATCGAAGCCACCCCTACACTCGTCCATTATGAAAATGGAAAAGAAGTGGCGAGAATTGTAGGAGAACATCCTAAAGAAGATTTCAAGGCATTTTTCAAAGAGAATGTAAAATCAGAATAA
- a CDS encoding DUF5365 family protein, which translates to MKVLLASTHEQEDKIQELIQYMYCTIFPDYFTDDEIEQFDDMQVLHTTTRNFEYFGTLKEAFQVISSLQTLISIVESGSKEELYEDMFYHNAGILQSFGMFFPLSYDQFTEESDCKHNLSIYSRADNQLLV; encoded by the coding sequence GTGAAAGTTTTACTAGCATCAACACATGAACAGGAAGATAAAATTCAAGAGCTTATACAGTACATGTATTGTACTATTTTCCCTGATTATTTCACAGATGATGAAATCGAACAATTCGATGATATGCAAGTATTACATACGACGACGAGGAACTTTGAATATTTCGGGACTTTGAAGGAAGCATTTCAAGTGATCTCAAGCCTGCAAACACTGATTTCCATTGTTGAAAGCGGCTCAAAAGAAGAACTATATGAAGATATGTTCTATCATAATGCCGGGATCCTTCAAAGCTTTGGCATGTTCTTCCCTTTATCGTATGATCAATTTACGGAAGAATCGGACTGTAAGCATAATCTGAGCATCTATTCGAGAGCAGATAACCAGTTGCTTGTGTAG
- a CDS encoding RluA family pseudouridine synthase encodes MKTRKIGERFDLVIPNDWKNVTIETILRKHWQAPKKLVHSMRMDGDVKVNGELISWTSPLSQGDILQIRLFKEVEYDVPPTYGELDVLFEDEHLIVVNKPAGIDTHPNTPDETDTLANLVAFHHQANGERCRVLHIHRLDRDTSGAIIFAKHPLSKAILDRLLAERQIKRTYHALVHGRLKQKKGTISEPIGRDRHHNTRRRVSPSGQDAVTHYKVMEVRNPYTLIEVQLDTGRTHQIRVHMSHIGHPLAGDTLYGGKPVFTRQALHAAQISFPHPLTGERIECKAECHDDIGL; translated from the coding sequence ATGAAAACACGGAAAATAGGCGAACGATTCGACCTAGTCATTCCAAATGATTGGAAAAATGTAACGATTGAAACAATTCTTAGAAAACACTGGCAGGCTCCTAAGAAACTGGTTCATTCCATGAGGATGGACGGTGATGTCAAAGTAAATGGAGAGTTGATTTCATGGACTTCCCCACTCTCACAAGGAGATATTCTACAGATTCGACTATTCAAGGAAGTCGAATACGATGTTCCCCCGACCTACGGGGAGTTAGACGTCTTGTTTGAAGATGAACATCTGATTGTGGTCAATAAACCTGCCGGGATCGATACCCATCCAAATACTCCTGATGAAACGGATACCCTGGCCAACCTTGTCGCTTTCCATCATCAGGCAAATGGTGAGAGATGCCGCGTGTTGCACATCCATCGGTTGGATCGCGATACGTCCGGAGCAATCATCTTCGCCAAGCATCCATTAAGTAAAGCGATCCTTGACCGCCTTCTTGCCGAAAGACAAATCAAGCGTACCTATCATGCCCTCGTTCACGGTCGATTGAAGCAGAAAAAAGGCACCATTTCAGAACCGATCGGGAGAGACCGTCATCACAATACGAGAAGAAGGGTTTCGCCATCCGGTCAGGATGCAGTCACCCATTATAAAGTAATGGAAGTCAGGAATCCATATACACTCATCGAAGTACAGCTTGATACCGGACGTACACACCAAATCCGTGTACATATGAGTCACATCGGTCACCCCCTGGCTGGTGACACATTATATGGGGGAAAACCGGTATTCACCAGGCAGGCACTGCATGCAGCCCAAATTTCGTTTCCACATCCGCTGACGGGGGAACGGATTGAATGTAAGGCTGAATGCCATGATGATATTGGGTTGTAA
- the wrbA gene encoding NAD(P)H:quinone oxidoreductase type IV, translated as MSYVKLAIMYYSSTGTNYQMAKWAEEAAKEAGAEVKLLRFEETAPEGAIASNPAWEKHYNETKDTVPVATLDDLEWADAYLFNVPTRFGNVPSQVKAFLDTTGGLWFNGKLANKVVSATSSASNSHGGQEQTVLALYTTMMHWGAIIAAPGYTDQSSFTTGGNPYGTSVTVDGEGNMVESVEPAVKHQTRRTIQIAEAVKNGLK; from the coding sequence ATGTCTTATGTAAAATTGGCAATCATGTATTACAGTTCAACAGGAACAAACTATCAGATGGCGAAATGGGCTGAAGAAGCTGCGAAAGAAGCAGGGGCAGAAGTGAAATTACTTCGTTTTGAAGAGACTGCACCAGAAGGAGCGATTGCTTCCAACCCGGCATGGGAAAAGCACTACAATGAAACAAAAGATACGGTGCCTGTAGCGACCCTTGATGATCTAGAATGGGCAGACGCTTATTTATTCAACGTCCCAACCAGATTCGGAAATGTGCCTTCTCAGGTCAAAGCGTTCCTTGATACGACTGGAGGCCTTTGGTTCAATGGTAAACTGGCTAACAAAGTAGTGAGCGCCACATCATCTGCAAGCAACTCACACGGTGGACAGGAGCAAACGGTTCTGGCTCTGTACACAACCATGATGCACTGGGGTGCCATCATCGCCGCACCTGGATACACAGACCAATCAAGCTTTACAACTGGAGGCAATCCATACGGTACGAGTGTAACGGTCGATGGGGAAGGCAATATGGTCGAGTCTGTCGAACCTGCTGTGAAACACCAAACCCGCCGTACGATTCAAATCGCTGAAGCGGTGAAAAATGGATTGAAATAA
- a CDS encoding DoxX family protein, whose product MAAFGLLVIRLVVGLTFAAHGTQKLFGWFGGHGVQGTGGFFESIGIKPGRTMALLAGISEVAGGLLFAAGFLTPLGALLIIGTMIVAIVKVHGANGYWATENGTEYNVMLIVVALGVALVGAGSFSIDALLFA is encoded by the coding sequence TTGGCTGCGTTCGGTTTATTGGTTATTCGTTTAGTAGTGGGATTGACATTCGCTGCCCACGGAACACAGAAATTATTTGGATGGTTCGGAGGTCATGGTGTACAGGGCACGGGAGGTTTCTTTGAGTCCATTGGAATCAAGCCGGGAAGAACGATGGCATTACTTGCAGGGATATCCGAAGTAGCAGGAGGGTTATTGTTTGCCGCAGGCTTCCTTACGCCATTAGGAGCACTGCTCATCATAGGTACAATGATTGTGGCCATCGTGAAAGTTCACGGTGCAAACGGTTATTGGGCAACAGAAAATGGGACAGAATATAATGTGATGCTCATTGTTGTAGCACTAGGGGTAGCCCTCGTCGGAGCAGGGAGCTTTTCAATAGATGCACTATTATTTGCTTAA
- a CDS encoding aldo/keto reductase yields MLKNLQSTKTLHNGIEIPYVGLGVYQMKDPSETVQAVRTAIQSGYRSIDTAAIYDNEESVGQGVKEGGVAREDLFITSKVWNSDQGYDTTLKAFETSLKKLEMDYLDMYLIHWPVEGKYNDTWKAMERLHGEGLIKSIGVSNFHQHHLEDLMKNGNEKPVLNQIELHPRLNQEKIREFCASHNIAVEAWSPIAQGRVLDEPTLNHIAEKHEKSAAQVILRWHLQNDVIIIPKSVHENRIKENADLFNFELSLEEMNQINQLNLDERFGPDPDNFDF; encoded by the coding sequence ATGTTGAAAAACTTACAAAGCACGAAGACACTACATAACGGGATCGAAATTCCTTATGTCGGTTTAGGAGTTTACCAAATGAAAGATCCGTCTGAGACGGTACAGGCAGTCCGTACAGCGATTCAGTCCGGATACCGTTCCATCGATACCGCCGCGATCTATGATAATGAAGAAAGCGTAGGACAAGGGGTGAAAGAAGGTGGAGTAGCGAGAGAGGACCTGTTCATCACTTCGAAAGTGTGGAATAGTGATCAAGGCTACGATACGACTTTAAAGGCATTTGAAACGAGCCTGAAGAAGCTGGAGATGGATTACCTGGACATGTATCTCATTCACTGGCCGGTGGAAGGAAAGTACAATGATACATGGAAAGCAATGGAGAGACTTCATGGCGAAGGATTGATCAAATCAATCGGTGTAAGTAACTTCCATCAGCATCATCTTGAAGATTTGATGAAAAACGGCAATGAAAAGCCTGTATTAAATCAAATCGAGTTACATCCCCGTCTGAACCAGGAGAAAATACGAGAATTCTGTGCTTCACACAATATCGCAGTCGAAGCGTGGTCACCAATCGCTCAAGGGCGTGTACTGGATGAACCTACATTAAACCACATTGCAGAAAAGCATGAAAAGTCTGCTGCACAGGTGATTCTGCGCTGGCATCTTCAGAATGATGTCATCATCATTCCAAAGTCAGTTCATGAAAACCGCATCAAAGAAAATGCAGATCTGTTCAACTTCGAACTTTCACTGGAAGAAATGAATCAAATCAACCAACTGAATCTGGACGAACGTTTTGGTCCAGATCCAGACAACTTCGATTTTTAA